A single region of the Agromyces sp. Leaf222 genome encodes:
- a CDS encoding restriction endonuclease subunit S, protein MTTIDDLFDVEYGNKLDMNKLTRTHKSSGIAFVGRKGGLAGHSGVSGYVAPLPASVKLYLAGSLTVALGGSRLLSTYVQQRPFYTAQNVAVLSPRDPSMPLLHRLFYAMCIRHNAFRYTAFGREANRTLRTIEVPASVPAWVNDGEIPTTAGLQRSLEGHVELTPPVQWNDFTIEDLFEVRKGKRVTKADRRPGTTRFIGASEHRNGVTDMCDLEPNAPAGTLTVVYNGNSVGFAFYQDEPYFACDDVNILVPRTELSKWALLFAATAIKHERPRFTYGFKWTLERMKHTTIRLPARDGDPDWAYAESVMRGLPFSAAIAPAD, encoded by the coding sequence GTGACCACCATCGACGACCTGTTTGACGTCGAGTATGGGAACAAGCTCGATATGAATAAGCTCACGCGCACGCATAAGTCGTCGGGCATCGCGTTCGTCGGACGCAAGGGTGGACTGGCAGGTCATAGTGGCGTATCAGGATACGTCGCACCGCTGCCCGCCTCGGTCAAGCTCTACCTCGCTGGCTCCCTTACCGTTGCCCTCGGTGGCTCACGCCTCCTTTCGACATACGTACAGCAGCGCCCCTTCTACACGGCGCAGAACGTCGCGGTGCTCTCGCCCAGAGACCCGTCGATGCCTCTGCTCCACCGGCTCTTTTACGCCATGTGCATCAGACACAATGCGTTTCGATACACCGCGTTCGGTCGCGAGGCGAATCGCACGCTGCGGACGATTGAAGTCCCTGCGAGCGTTCCTGCGTGGGTCAACGATGGCGAGATTCCGACAACCGCCGGCTTGCAACGGAGCCTCGAAGGGCACGTGGAATTGACTCCTCCCGTGCAGTGGAACGACTTCACTATCGAAGACCTCTTCGAGGTAAGAAAGGGTAAGCGCGTTACCAAAGCCGACCGTCGACCTGGCACTACCCGCTTCATTGGCGCATCCGAGCATCGAAACGGCGTCACCGACATGTGTGACTTGGAACCCAACGCCCCCGCTGGAACGTTGACGGTCGTTTACAACGGAAACTCCGTCGGATTCGCGTTCTACCAGGACGAGCCATACTTCGCGTGCGACGACGTGAACATCTTGGTGCCCAGGACCGAGCTCTCGAAGTGGGCACTGCTTTTCGCAGCTACCGCCATTAAGCATGAGCGCCCCCGGTTCACCTACGGCTTCAAATGGACCCTGGAGCGGATGAAGCATACGACCATTCGCCTGCCGGCCAGGGACGGCGACCCTGATTGGGCGTACGCGGAGTCGGTGATGAGGGGGCTCCCCTTCTCCGCGGCGATCGCTCCCGCGGACTAG